One segment of Chionomys nivalis chromosome 1, mChiNiv1.1, whole genome shotgun sequence DNA contains the following:
- the LOC130888494 gene encoding ubiquitin-conjugating enzyme E2 D3-like produces the protein MALKRINKELSDLARDPQAQCSAGPVGDDMFHWQATIMGPNDSPYQGGIFFLTIHFPTDYPFKPPKVAFTTRIYHPNINSNGSICLDILRSQWSPALTISKVLLSICSLLCDPNPDDPLVPEIARIYKTDRDKYNRISREWTQKYAM, from the coding sequence ATGGCACTGAAACGGATTAATAAGGAACTTAGTGATTTGGCCCGTGACCCTCAAGCACAATGTTCTGCAGGTCCAGTTGGAGATGACATGTTTCATTGGCAAGCCACAATTATGGGACCTAATGACAGCCCATATCAAGGTGGTATATTCTTTTTGACAATTCATTTTCCTACAGACTACCCCTTCAAACCACCTAAGGTTGCATTTACAACAAGAATTTATCATCCAAATATTAACAGTAATGGCAGCATTTGTCTTGATATTCTAAGATCACAGTGGTCTCCTGCTTTAACTATTTCTAAAGTTCTTTTATCCATTTGTTCTCTGCTATGTGATCCAAACCCAGATGACCCCCTAGTGCCAGAGATTGCACGGATCTATAAAACAGACAGAGATAAGTACAACAGAATATCTCGGGAATGGACTCAGAAGTATGCCATGTGA